The following DNA comes from Nitrogeniibacter aestuarii.
CGCCCGGTCATGAGCAACTCGTTGGCGCGCCCCAGTCCGATCACGCGCGGCAGCAGGCCGCAGGCGCCCATGTCGGCGCCGGCCAGCCCCACCCGGGTGAACAGGAAGGCGGTCCTGGTGCCGGGGGTGCCCAGACGCATGTCCGAGGCCAGCGCGATCATCGCGCCGGCGCCGGCGCAGATGCCGTCGATGGCCGAGATGATCGGCTGTGGCGCACGGCGCATGGCCTTGACCAGATCGCCGGTCATGCGGGTGAAATCGAGCAGCTCGGGCATGGTCATATGGGTGAGCGGTTCGATGATCTCGAACACGTCGCCGCCGGAGCAGAAGTTGCCGCCTTCGCCGGTGATGACGACGCTGCGCACATCGCTGGCATGGACGAGGTCACGGAACAGGTCGCGCAGTTCGGCATAGGAGTCGAAGGTCAGCGGGTTCTTCTTGTCCGGGCGGTTGAGGGTGATGGTCGCCACCCGGCCGTCGTCGGAACACGTCCACTTGAAGTGTTTCGCCGGGTAGTCCTTGAACGCGCGCTTGTGGTCTCGCATGGAAAGTTCAGCCACGGGAGTTCTCCTGATCGTCGGGGTTACATCACTTCGCCGCCAGCGACGGCGATGGATTGGCCATGGATGGCGTCGGCACCGGGCAGGCACAGCCAGGTGACTGCGTTGGCCACTTCGGCAGGCTTGACCAGGCGCCCCTGGGGGTTGCCGGCGGCCAGCTCTGCACGCGCTTCTTCGACGCTGCGGCCGGTCTTGGCCACGATGTTGTCCACGGCGCCGGCCAGCAAGGGGGTGTCGGTGTAGCCGGGGCATACCGCATTGACGGTGATGCCGCGCTGGGCCACTTCCAGCGCCAGGGCGCGGGTGAGGCCGACAACGCCATGCTTGGCGGCGCAGTAGGGCGCCACGTATGCGTAGCCGAGCAGCCCGGCGGTGCTGGCGATGTTGATGATGCGTCCCCAGCCGGCCTCGAGCATGTCGGGCAGCGCGGCGTGGACGCAGTTGAAGGTGCCGGTCAGGTTGACGTTGATCATCATCTGCCACTGGGCCGGACTGGTCTTGGCCAGGGGGGCGCTTCTGGCGACCCCGGCGTTGTTGACCAGCAGCGCGACCGGGCCGCGTGCAGCGGCGGCTTCGCGCATGACGCCGGTCACCGTCTCGTGGTCGGTGATGTCGGCCACGGCCACGCCGTGACCTTCGCCGGGCAGGCGGGCGCAGCAGGCCTTGAGACCGGGGCCTTCGAGCCCCAGCAGGGTGATGGTGGCGCCCTGGGCGGCCAGTGCCTGGCAGATGGCCTCGCCGATGCCGCCGTTGGCGCCGGTGACCACGGCGTGGCGTCCGGCCAGGGGGCGGTC
Coding sequences within:
- a CDS encoding enoyl-CoA hydratase family protein; this encodes MAELSMRDHKRAFKDYPAKHFKWTCSDDGRVATITLNRPDKKNPLTFDSYAELRDLFRDLVHASDVRSVVITGEGGNFCSGGDVFEIIEPLTHMTMPELLDFTRMTGDLVKAMRRAPQPIISAIDGICAGAGAMIALASDMRLGTPGTRTAFLFTRVGLAGADMGACGLLPRVIGLGRANELLMTGRSMRAEEGAAWGFFNSLHPSQDVLDQAQALARELADGPWFAHTVTKTMVNQEWAMGIEEMIESEAQAQAICMMTGDFRRAFEAFAAKRKPEFQGD
- a CDS encoding SDR family NAD(P)-dependent oxidoreductase, translating into MNTSNTHNTADRPLAGRHAVVTGANGGIGEAICQALAAQGATITLLGLEGPGLKACCARLPGEGHGVAVADITDHETVTGVMREAAAARGPVALLVNNAGVARSAPLAKTSPAQWQMMINVNLTGTFNCVHAALPDMLEAGWGRIINIASTAGLLGYAYVAPYCAAKHGVVGLTRALALEVAQRGITVNAVCPGYTDTPLLAGAVDNIVAKTGRSVEEARAELAAGNPQGRLVKPAEVANAVTWLCLPGADAIHGQSIAVAGGEVM